Within Sorangiineae bacterium MSr11367, the genomic segment ACCCCGAAGAGCGGCCCGCGCGCCTCATCTCGGAGAACGGCGCTCGCGCCAACGGTACACCGTTCATCAGCTTTTTCGCGCCGGAGGAAATCGTCGCCCTCGCCCGCGAATGCGGTTTTCGAGACGCCCACCACGTGTCGGCGGCCCATCACATTCAGCGCTATTTCGCGGACAGAGCCGACGGCCTGCGGCCTGCGAGCTCCGAAGAGCTGTTGGTCGCCACCACGTAACGCGCTCAGTCCTCGAACGCAGTGCGGCCATTAGGTCGAGCCGGAGCACGCGCCCTTTGACAGGAGGTGCCTCGGGGGGTGCTTCGCGATCGGGGGTGGCGTTGGCGTCCGGCATGGAAATAGCCATGATAACTGCACTTTCGTTTCCGACGGTAGCTTCACGTTTTGGGCGGAACGAAGTGCGGAATGTCGCTCGTTGAGCCATTCATGCTCGAGAGGGCACGACGCCCCCAAGGCTTCAGAATGGCGCGGGTCCAATCGACGAATGGGCAATGGTTCTCCATCACAATGGCTCCGTCGGATGAAATGGCGATCGGCTGCCTGGCTTCTGGCTTTGTGTTCGATGGCGTGCGGTCGCGCGTCGTGCCGCCCCACTCCGGAGAAGCGAATTGCGGCGGAGGCCATTTCTACGGCGTTGCTGCTGCAGCAAACACCCCACCGCCCCCTGCTGGTTTTACGCGACAGCGACGCGTGGACCGACTCGCCCGAAGGGCTTCCGTCGCTCACGGTTTATGAAGACGGATTGGCCATCACGGCCGAGTTTGTCGGCGATCGCGGCGACGTCGACGCCATGGTTGGCCAGGTCGAACATCCGCTCGAGTGGGTTCGCTGGGTCGAGGAACGCGGATTTGCGAACTACCCACTGTACACGAACGTCGCGGGGAGCACGGACCAGCCGACCGTAACGCTGAGTTGCCGCACCGGAGAGCAGTGGCGCTCCGTTCGAGTCCTAGGAGTGCATCCGGATGGCCACATCCAGGCGAAGGGGGGCGAGCCGCCACCGCATTTTCTAGAGATCCATCAAGCGCTGCATCATCTCCCGTTGCGGGATGTGCACCCGTACGTTCCAACCGAATTCCGCGTTGAGTTTTGGGACGCGGAGATGAGCGGCTCCGGCCCCGACGAGGCATGGCCCACCGACGTCCCTCCGCCACCGAACCTCGTGCCGGACGAGCGATCTCTTGGAAGGCCGCGCCATTACACGGCTACCGGCGAGGCGGGAGCGACACTGCATCGGTTCGTTCACGGCATGCCGAACGGGCGACCGACGGTGCGCACGCCATCAGGCGAACGCGTGGCGATGTGGGTGCACTGGATGATCCCCGAGCAGGAGTCCATCGAGCAGATTGAACACTGACGACGGATGACGTTCCGCCTTCTTCTGCCACCGGAGGGCTCATGAGCGTCCGCCAAATTCCCTGGCCAATCGTTCCGCGGCGATTGTTGCTCCATTCGGGATGATTCGGTTCGCCAATGCGCGGGCGCGCGCTTTCATGTCGGCGCTCGAACATTTGCGCAAGGCCGAGATCATCGTGTTCACGGTCAGGTGCTCACGGCGGGGAGCGTAGACGCCCACCCCCAACGTTTGCACGCGGCGTGCGAAGTAGAATTGGTCATACATGTGCGGCGCGATGATCTGCGGCTGGCCGGCCCTCGCGGCGGCGGTCGTGGTTCCCGCGCCGCCATGGTGCACCACGCCCGCGACACGCACGAACAATCGCTCGTGATTGACGTCGCCAATGGAGATGCAATCGCTGCCAGCGTCGGCCGCCTCGAGGTTTCCCCATCCGCGCGAGAAGATCGCGCGCAAGCCTACGGCTCGCGCAGCCTCGAGCAGCACGCGCCCGGTTCGTTGCGAGCCCCGCATGCTGCCAAAACCGAAATAGACGGGCGGCTCACCGTTCGCGAGAAAGCGCTCGAGGTCGTCCGGGAGTGCGCTCGGATCGGGCAGAAACCAGGCACCGGCCTGCACGATCTGGACACCGGCGCCGGACGCGTCGGGGGCCAGTACGGGATCGGCACATAACCACGGACGCTCGGTGAAGATATGCGGCTTGACGCTGTCGACGGCGGTAAGGCCCAGTTTGGCGCGCTCCTCGTTCAATGTAACGAGGAACGCTTCGTTGAAACTTCGCGCTTCATCCTTCCACAGAAGGCGAAAACGCCGCCGCTCTCGCGAGGGGCTTCGTCGAACTCGACCGATCGCCGGCAACCATTGCGGATGGGGGATCCCCATCTTCAGCGGCGGATATTCCGGTGAGGGAAAGGTCACCGGACAGTAGGCCGCGAAGACATACGGTATCCCGAGCGCCTCGGCCACCGAGCGCGCCGCAATCTGCAGCGCCCCCGCACCGACGACGAGATCGCACCCACGGGCGGCCTCGCCCAACACCTGGAACTGGTGACGAACCGTGGCCACGCCAAGCTGCCGTCTCTGTTCCGGCGTGGGCTTGAACGGCTTCGCAGGATCGCCGCCCGCCCCCCGCAAGCCTTTCTCGAGATCGGGACCTATCGGAAAGCACCGCAGTCCGAAGGACTCCACCCAATGTTCGTCATTCGGAGGCACGCACAAACTCGCGTGATGCCCCAGCGCACGGAGTTCGAGCGCCAACGCGAGAACGGGTTGTACTTCGCCACGGGTGCCGATGCTGGAGAGCAGGACGTTCATGCCGCTGCCAGCTCACAGGAAATCGGGCACGGCGGCAACTATTCCCTATTTTCGCGCCGTCGCGAATCGCGCACTGTCGAGTCTTATTCCATAAACGATATATGCCATTTTGTCCAGCATGGATTGATTCGTGGTTGACCCCGCCGGGCGTGTGCCACGTGGCTTGACGTAGGTGCGCTCCACGCAGCATCTTCTTGTCTGGGCACGGAGGAGACGATCGCTGCATCTACCACATCACCTGGTGGTGACGGCCTGGATCATCAGGTCGACGGCGAAGTCGAACTCCGCATCGTGATCGCACCGAGCGAGAAACGGTGCGCTCTCGGCGAGCGCGGGTAGGCCCGCGTTCTCCAGCATCGTGCGACGGCGCGCGATGCCCTCGAGATCGCTCACGCCAAACGTGGGCCCCGCATGGACCTCGCGCAACAGGGTGCCAATCACGGTCGCCAGCAGCGCCCGCAGGAGATGCACGGACGCTTCGGGCGAATGCCCCGCGCGGAGCAGCACGGACATGACCGCCTCCACCGGCCGAAGCGCCTCCAACGACGCGAGCTGGCGCGTGAGCACCAACGGCGCCGCCTGCCGATGGGCCAGCGTCGCACGCCGGAACGCGCGCGCGATCGCCCGCAGATCGTCGGCCACCGAGCCGGTGGGCTTGGGGATGCGAATGCCCGCCAGAACGTGCTCCGCGACCGCATCGAGCAGTCCATCCTTGCCGTCGACGTGGTGGTAGAGGCTCTTCGGGTCGACCCCCATTTCCCGCGCCACGCTTCGCATGCTCACCGCCTCGATGCCTTCGGCGTCGATCACCGTCAAGGCGGCCTTCAAGATCGCTTCGCGGGAAAGCGGTTCGGCACCTTTCGGCGGTCGGCCTCGGCGGGGCGGCTTGGTCATGGGCGCATGATGCATTGGCGCTTGCAAAAATCCACACTGTGGGTAAATTTGGAAAAACCCACGGTGTGGATTAATTGATGAAAGAACCGTTCGACATCCCCAGCGTCGAGGTGCTCCGCGCCCGCGAAAAGCTCGTCCTCGATCATTTCCACGGCGAGGTTGCACAGCGGTGGGACGAGGTTCTCTCCACCTTCCCTCACCCGCACTACGAACTCATCGCCACGTTGACCGTGCACGACGGCGACGACGATGTGCGCCGCTATTATCGAGATACGCGCACCGCCTTCCCCGATCAGCACCACGAGATCATCGCGTTGCGCCACAGTGCCGACGCGGTCATCGTGGAGTTCTGGCTGATGGGAACCCACCAGGGGCCGCTCGGGGGCATTCCGCCGACGGGGCAACGCTTCCGCGTGAGGATGACGGCGTTCTTCCTCTTCGATGCGAACGAAACGCTGGTCTGCGAGCGCGTCTACTTCGACAGCTTGACGATGCTGAAGCAACTGCTCCGCGGCTCGAGCCTCAAGGATCCGCGCAACTGGCCCAAGCTCGTACGGACACTGCGCGGGCTGGCCGCCATGACCCGAGAACCCGATCCGAGGCTGCTGTAGAAGCATGCGCGTTCATCACCTCAATTGCGGCTCGATGCGAATGCCCGGTGCGCCGCTCGTGTGCCATGTGCTGCTTCTGGAGACGCACCACGGCCTTGCGCTCGTCGACACGGGGTTCGGTTCGGCGGACATTGCCGATCCTGGAGGGCGCATCGGCTCCTATCGCCATGTGACGCGCCCGCGGCTCGATCCCGAGGAGACGGCCATCGCGCAGGTGCGAGGGCGCGGCTTCGATCCCGCCGATGTGCGCGACATCGTGCTGACGCACTTCGATGCCGACCACGTCGGTGGTCTCTCGGACTTCCCATGGGCCCGCGTCCACACCACGGCCGACGAGTGGACCGCCGCCTCCCAGCGAGGGTCGCAGTTGGAACGCGCGCGCTACCGTCCTGCACAATGGACGCATGGTCCGAAGCTCGTGCCGCACGGCGCCGGCGGAGATACCTGGCGCGGTTTCCCCTCGGCCACGTGCCTCACGGAGATCGACGACGGGGTCGTCCTCATTCCGCTGCCCGGGCACACGCGGGGCCACGCCGCCGTGGCCATCGACGCGGGCCACCGTTGGATCTTCCACGCCGGCGACGCCTTCTACGACCAAAGCATCGTCACGGGCATCGGGCGCGAACCCCTCATTTTAACGGTGCAAGAGTGGTTCGTCGCCCACGACTGGGCACGCGTCCGGCGAAACCACGAGCGCCTCGCGGAATTGCATCGAAGCGATCCCGAGGTGATGCTCGTCAGCGCGCACGATCCCTCGCTTCTCGAGCGCGCACGCGCCACCTCGGTACCGCGCAACTCTCCTTTGCCATGTTGAAGCGATAGGGGCGGCTCAGGCGAACGCAACCTCGTGCACGACGTTGCCGAGGTGTACGCTGGCGAAGCATCGAGAGCTGCACATCGGGAGCGATGCAGGGGGAGGCACGTCATGGGAATCTTCGACAAGGCGAAGGAAGCCACGAGTTCGGCCAGCATGAAAGCCGCCGAGGTAAAGAACGACGTGGCCGCGAAGGCCGGTGAGCTCAAAGAGCACGCGTCGGCCAAGGCGACGGCGTTGAAGGATTCGGCGACCCAAAAGGGCATGGAGCTTCTGGAAGGCGCCATGACCAAGGTGAAAGATACGCTGCGCGATTTCAATGCCGCGCTGCCCATCGTTCGCAAAGCAGGTTACACGCTCGAGGGTGTGTCGGTCACCTTGGGTCTGCCACCGCAGGTCCATGCCGACTTCGACGCTGCGCATCCGATGAGCGAGGAGGCCACTCAAGAGCTCCTTGCGGCGAATGCCGAGAACAAATTGGCCGTCGTTCTGGTCAAATGCCTTTCACGGGCGCAGCGTCTGCAAAACAATATTCAATTTGCGGGAATGGCCCCGCGTGGCATGAGCGTCGAATTGGGACTCGTTCCCACCTTGATCATCCGCTTCGGCGCCCCGCTCGTCGTCGAGGTCGCCCCCGTCGTCCGCACCGTCGCCGTCTCGGCGCCCGCCTCTGCAGCCTCGGTGGAATAGGGCGCCATTTCGCGACGTCGAGATCCATCAAGGTCGCAACGAGAAGGCCGGGGCGAGCACCTCGCGGGCGAAGTCGGCGATCGAACGCGGCGCGTGGCCCGTGAGCTCGGCGACGTGCTGGGTCGTGAAGTCGCCCCAGCCTTTGGCGTAGGCCGTGCAGTACTCGGTGAGGACCGTGGCGGTCCATGGGTCGGCGCCGAACTTGCGGGCCGCTTCGCCGGCGGCTTCGGGGGCGATGGGGACGTAGGCAATGTTGAGACCGAGTTCCGCCGTGAAGGCCGCGGCGACGGTGGCGAAGTCGATGGCGACGGGCCCGGTGAGCTCCAGAATTTGGCCATCCCACGCATCGCGTTCCACGGCGGCGACCGCGGCGTCGGCGATGTCGCGCGCGTCGATCATGCCGATCTTTCCGGAGCCGCTGCCGAAGTAGACGTTGCCCTCTTCGCGGATGCTTCGAATCCCCTTGAGGGTGTTCTGCATGAAGCAGTGTCCACGAAGGATGACGTGGGTGAGGCCGCTCGCGCGGAGGTGGGCTTCGGCGCGAGCGTCCTGACGGCAGGAGTCCGTCGGACCGTCGAGGCTCGCCTTCAACGACGATACGCGAACGATCTTGCGGACCCCGGCGGCGCGCGCCGCCTCGATGGCTGCTTTCGCTTGCTCGGCCAACGTGCCGCCGGCGGTGATGAGGACCACCGTGTCCGCACCGGCAAAACCAGCCCGCAGGGACGCGCTATCCTCCAGCGTGCCGCGCCGAAGAACCGCTCCGGCGGCGGCCAGCGATGAGGCCTTGAGTGGGTCACGCACGAATGCGATCACGTCTGCGCGCTTCCGCGCGACGAGCTCGAGCACGATGCGGCTGCCAATGTTTCCCGTAGCACCCGTGACGACGATGTTTTGCATGCACCGATGGGTAGCGCCGCTCAGCAGGGTGCACTAGTACGCTATTTGGAAAGCGATTCATAGCATGGATGCACGAATCAATTTGGACCTCAACGACGTGGCGTTGTTCGTGCGCGTCGTTCAAATGCGCAGCTTCGCCGCCGCCGCGCGCGAACGCGGGGTCCCCGGCTCGACGGTGAGCCGGCGCATCGCGCGACTTGAGTCGGTGCTGGGGATTCGGCTTCTCGAGCGCACGACGCGCAGCCTTCACCTCACCGATGCAGGGCGTGCCTACTTCGCCCATGCCGAACGGGCCGTCGACGACGTTTGGCAAGGAACCGATTTCGTCCGGGAGCTGCGCAAGGAGCCGCGGGGTCGCGTCCGGATCCTCGCGCCCCTCATCCTCGGCGCGGCGGTTTCGAAGGTCATTTACATGTACCTTGCAAAGTATCCCGGCGTCTCGCTCGACCTCGAGCTCGACGATCGGCGGGTCGACCTGCTCGCCGAGGGGTTCGACATTGCGATGGTCACCGGAAAGGTCGACAGCACCGACTTCGTCGCGCGCGAGCTATGGCGCTCGACGCGCAAACTCCTTTACGCGAGCCCGCGTTACCTGGAGGTGCACGGCAAACCGCGACGCACGAAAGACCTCGGGCGGCACGATTGCATCGCAACCCGCGCGCGCGATGGCTTCTCCACGTGGACGCTCGGCCGAGGGCGCCACAAACGAAGGATCACCTTCGCACCGCGCTTGTACGTCAGCGAGTTCTCCGCCGCCCACCGCGCGGCACTGGCCGGGGTCGGCATTGCGATGGTTCCCGAGGTACTTTGTGTCGAAGACGTCCGCGCCAAGCGACTCGTTCGCGTCCTTCCCGGGTACGAGGGGGAGACGGGCGGCGTGTATCTACTTTATCGCGCCCATCGCGCGATGACCGCGGCAGTCCGGACGTGCATCGATCATTTCTTGCTCGAACTACCGGCCACCGATCCGAGCCGCAGGGCATGATGCGCGGAATTCTGAACGGAATTACAACTTGCCAAGCAGGTAATCGAAGGGCGCGCCGATCCCCGGGGCCTTGGGATACCCGTAGCAATTGAGGTTTTCCTTCGCGTACGTCCGGGACGTGGCGTCGGCCCGGGATGCCGTCATGGTGATGAACAAGCCATCGTACCCGTCGCAGGGCGGATTCGGCTGATAGGTGATGGCCGCCAGCATCGACTCCAACCGGGCCACTTCATCGCTGGTGAGCGTCCGTGCGCGGTCGACGTACGCGTCCTGCTGGCATACGTGCCACGTGGCCTCATGCGTGGTGCGATCGTACGTCATCTTCGCATGGGCGCTGTTGCACTTCACATCGAAGCCGACGGCTCCCAGCCACGCGCGCTCCAAGCCCACGCGGGTCACGGCATCGTCCACCGCGACGTTCGTCGACGTCCCTTCCTTCGGCGCGGGAGAAGGCGCCCCGTTGTCGATGTCGACATCGGACGAACCTGAGCACGCGGCGAGAAGGACGCTGGCAACCACGGGGAGCAACCGGGTGAGGACGGGCATGGCGGGCGAGGGAGCATGGATCGTTCCAGGGCGATATTCGGTTCATTTCCCTCGTTTTCGCTGTTTTGACCAGGCGTGGCTGCGCCACCATGTGCCATACCTGGACTTCCATCGCGTTCCGATTCAAGGAAGACGAGCGAACACGCGATGAACAGGCTACTGGTCTACGGAACGTTGCTCTCGGGGCAGCCGAATGCCCGCTGGCTTCGCGGCGCGCGCTTCATCGGGCAGGCGCGTACGGAGCCGGGCTTTCGGCTGCATGATCTGGGAGCGTACCCGGGGCTCGTGGCAGGCGGCAGCACGGCGGTGATCGGCGAGGTGTACGAGGTGGGTGCGCGCACCTTGGCCGTGCTCGATGCCTTCGAGGGCGACGAGTACCATCGCGAACGCATCGTGCTCGACGATGGGCTGTGCGCCGAGACGTACCTCCTTGCGCCCGACGTGGCCGCGGGATTTCCGCTCATCGCGTCGGGCGACTGGCGCGACTGGTGCGCGCACCGGGAGATGGCTCAGCGACCGACGAGCCGTTGAAGGTGCTCGGGGTAGCGCGCGCCTTGCACCGCGATGTCGTCGAGTGCGGTGTGGATGTCGCGCAGATCGCTCGGCGTGAGCTCGACGGCGGCGGCTCCGAGGTTTTCGGTCAGGCGCGACAATTTGGTGGTGCCCGGAATCGGCACGATCCAGGGCTTCTGCGCAAGGAGCCACGCCAATGCGATTTGCGCCGCCGTGGCGTTCATCCGCTGGGCGATCTGGCCCAGTCGATCGACCAGGGCCTGGTTCGCCCGAAGCGCTTCGGGCGTAAAGCGCGGAAGCCCGTTGCGAATGTCGTTGCTGTCGAACGTCGCCGTTTGGTTCAGCGCGCCGGTGAGGAAGCCTCGGCCGAGCGGTGAAAAAGGAACGAAGCCGATCCCCAGTTCTTCGAGCGTGGGAAGCACCTCCGATTCCGGCTCCCGGGTCCATAGCGAGTATTCGCTCTGAAGGGCGGCCACGGGCTGGACCGCGTGTGCGCGGCGGATCGTCTGCGCGCCGGCCTCCGAAAGGCCGAAGTGTTTTACCTTGCCTTGCCGAATCAGGTCCTTCACGGCGCCGGCAACATCCTCGATGGGCACCTGCGGATCGACCCGGTGTTGGTAGAAGAGGTCGATGGCGTCCACCTTGAGCCTGCGGAGCGAGGCCTCGGCGACCTCTCGAATGTGCTCGGGACGGCTGTCCAGGCCCGTCCAGCGAGCCCCCCCGTCGGGTGCGGGTGCGAATCCGAACTTGGTGGCAACGGTCACCCGGCCTCGGAACGGCGCGAGCGCTTCGCCCACGAGCTCTTCGTTGGTGAACGGGCCGTAGACTTCGGCCGTGTCGAAGAACGTCACCCCGCGCTCCACGGCCGCGCGAAGGAGGGAGATCATTTCTTGTTTGTCGGCCGGCGGGCCCAAGCCAAAGCTCATTCCCATGCAACCGAGCCCGATGGCGGAAACCTCGAGGCCGTTATTTCCCAGTGTTCGCTTTTGCATATCGTTCTCCCTGAGTGCAGTGAGCAAGAAGATAGGCTCCCGCACGCCTTGCAGAAGGTGCATGAACTGCAAGGGGCGTTTAGAAAAACTTCACGATGCCGCTTCGCGGGCGACGTCGACGAAGGCGCGCAACGATGGGGAAATTTGCGCTCGGCTCGGGTAGTAGAGGAACAACCCGGGCACCTTCGGGGCATACGGTTCGAGGACGATGCGCAGGCGTCCGTGGGCCAGCTCCTCGGTGATGTGGGGTTCGAGCGTGTAGAGCAAGCCCACCCCGCTGACGGCAAGGGAACGCACGAGCACTTGGTTGTTCGTCGTGACGGGCCCGCGGACGGGCAGGCGCCAAGTCTTCTTTCCGCGCTCGAGTTCCCACGCCCATGGCTCCCCCGTTCTTCTCCACCGCATGCAGATGCACTCGTGTTGCAACAGGTCCTTCGGCTTCTGCGGAATGCCGCGCCGCTTGATGTACGACGGGGCGGCCGCAACGACGATGCGGCACGGACCCGAGAGCCGCACGTGGATCATATCACGGTCGATGGACTCCACGAGGCGGATGCCGGCATCGAAGCCATCCGCAACGATGTTGACGAGGCGATCGTCGACGCACACGTCGACCTCGACCTTCGGGTGCCGCTCCACGAAACGCGGAAGCAGGCGCGCGAGAACGAGCGTCACCGCGGACGTCGGCACCGAGAGGCGGACCCGACCCGTGACCTCACCGGGGCGCGAGGATACCGTCTTGAGCGAGTCCAGCGCCTGCTCCACCGCCGGACCTGCGTTCTCCAGCAAACGCTGCCCCGCGTCGGTGAGCGCGACGTTTCGCGAGGTCCGAGTGAGGAGGGCGACTCCGACGCGGACCTCGAGTTGCCGGACGGATTGGCTGAGGGCGGACGTCGACACGCCGAGCTCTCGGGCGGCCGCGGCAAAGCTGCGCCTGCGCGCCACGGCGAGAAAGGAGTTCAGGGCATTGAGGGGCGTGAAGGCCATGTTTAGCGCGCTCGGGTGCGGGGGCGGCGGGTTTGGGTCGGGGCATCGACCGCGGCGACGACGGCGTCGCGGATCCAACGTTGGCCGGTGTGTCCATGATTGCGCTCGTGCCACACTAGGCCCACGGCGAACCCTTCGGCCGGAGGAAACTCGACGAGCTTTAGCTTGTCCGTGCGATCGCGTACGAGCCGCTCCGGCACCAGGGCCACGAAGTCCGATTGGGAGATGAGCTCTGGAACGACGAGGAAGGATGCGGCGGAGAGGACCACGTGGCGGCGCCGCCCCAAGGACGTCAACATGTCGTCGACGGGCGTGACGAAATCGCCGCCGCGGACGGACACGATCACGTGCTCCAACTGGACGAATTCGTCGAGCGTGATGGCCTGGCGCAGCCGAGGATGATTCCGGCGGCCGATGAGGACGTACCGCTCGTCGAACAGGTGGCGGGTGCGAAGGTTGGGCGGGGCGACTTGGGGCGTCATGAGCGCCAGATCGACGTCCCCCCGTGCCATTTGCGCTTCCAGCTGGCCCAAGTCCAAGTGGCGCACGGCCACACGCACCCCCGGAGCCTTTCGTCGAAGGTCGATGACCAGGGGCATCACCACGGCGGCCTGCAGGTAGTCCGTGCACGCAATGGTGACCGTCAACTTGGCCTTGGCCGGGTGGAAGGTCCGTTCCGTGGCGACGACGCCGCGCACCTGATCGAGCGCATGGCGCAGGGGGGCCAGCAGTTCGAGCCCTTTGGCGGTAGGGGTCATTCCGCGATGGGCGGGAAGGAGCAACGGGTCGTCGAAAACGTCCCTCAGGCGACTCAATTGAGCACTGACCGCGGGTTGACTGAGATGGAGGCGGGCGGCCGCCTTCGTCACATTTTGCTCCACGAGCAACGCCTCGAGGGTGACGAGCAGGTTCAGATCGAGTTGCTTGGTATCCACCGGGTGGATAGTAGCCAAGAAGTTCTTCTGTTTCACATATAGCTGGCGCGGCCCCAGACTTTCCTCGAGTCAGACAGGGCGATGTTCTCTTGGAGGATGGACAAGACCGTGAAAAAGAATGTGCTGATCGTTCATGCGCACCCCGAACCCACCTCGTTGACCCGCCAGCTCGTCGAAACGACGAAGCAGACGCTGGAGGCGCAAGGGCACGGGGTCATGTCGTCGGATTTGTATGGCATGCACTGGAAGGCGGTATTCGATGAACGCGACTTTCCGGCGCGCGTGGATCCGGGGCGGCTATCGTTCATCGAGGAGTCGGGGCATGCCTATTCCACCGGGCAGCAGACGGCGGATGTGGCATCCGAGCAGGAGAAGCTGCTCGCGGCGGATGCGTTGATCTTGCAGTTTCCGCTTTGGTGGTTCGGTATGCCCGCCATCCTCAAGGGCTGGGTGGACCGGGTGTTCGCGTATGGGTTGGCCTATGGCTACAAAGGCGAAGGCAATCGGTATCGGTATGGCGACGGTGGCTTGAAGGGCAAGAGGGCTCTGTTGTCGGTCATGGTCGGGGGACCCGAAAAGGACTATGCGCCGCGCGGTATCAATGGGCCGCTCGAGGAGCTGCTGTTTCCCATCACGCACGGGACGCTGTTCTTTCCCGGGATGGAGGTGCTGCCGACGCATGCCGTTTACGGGAGCGCGCGGATGACGGCGGCGGGTGTGGAGGAGGCGAAGGCGGGTTGGCAAGCTCGTCTCGAGGGGCTGTTCGCGGACGCGCCCATTCCCTTCCGGCGGCAGAACGGCGGGGACTATCCCGACGGGCATGGGCTCGCAGCCCATGTAGCCCGGGGGCAGACGGGGCTGAGGGCTCATGTGGGGGAAACGGCCGCGGGAGAGATTCTCGCTTTGAACGCGCCGCGCGACCTGTGAAACGATGGGCCGAGGGCGGTGGCCCGAACGACGATGATCGAGCTGAATGCGTTTTACTATTTCGTGCAGGTGGTGGATCGAAAGGGGTATTCGGCGACGGCACGGGCGCTGGGGGTGCCGAAGTCGAGCCTGAGTCGGGCCATCGGCGAACTCGAGGCGGCGTTGGGGGTGCGGCTGATCCAGCGGACTTCGCGGAGTTTCGAGGTGACCGATGTGGGGCGGGAGATTTACCTGCGTGCCCAGTCGATGCTGGCGGAGGTAGAGGCGGCCGAGCTCATTGCCAAGCAGCGGATTTCCGAGCCGGCGGGGACGATTCGGTTTTCGTGCGCGACGGCACTCGCCGAGTTCGTGATGGCGGAGCGGTTGCCGCGGTTCATGGCGGCGTTTCCGCGGATCGATATGGTGGTGCATGCGTCGGATCGGCGGGTGGACCTGGTGCAGGGGCGATTCGATGTGGCGGTGCGCGCGCATATCGATCCATTGCCGGACTCGAGCCTGGTGCAGCGGCCATTGGCAACGGTGCATTGGGCACTGTTCGCGAGTCCGGCGTATTTGGAGCGGGCAGGTACACCGACGAACCCCGACGAGCTACGGGGTCATGCGCGGCTTGCGCACGGACGCGTCGCGCCCGATCGCGAGGTGGTTTGGACGCTGGAGCATCCGTCGTTGGGCGAAGCGCGCCAGGTCTTTCTGCCGCGCTTGCACTCGGACAGCGTGGCCACGTTGAAGCGGTCAGCTGAAGCGGGAATGGGCGTCGTTGCTCTCCCGGGTTACTTTTGTCGGGCTGAGCTGGCGCGCCGAACCTTGCTCCGAGTCCTCCCCGAGTGGACCGCGGGCACTGCCACATTGACCCTACTCATGCCACCCCGCCGCAGCGATCTCGCCTTCGTCCGTGCGTTCGCCGATTTCCTCATTGCAGAGCTCCCCGCCGCCGTAGCGCTCTAAATTGGCTCTGAGGCAAGCAACCCAGGAACGGATTCGGCATTTGGGAGGGGGACGGCTCGCGGCTCAGTGGGTCGATATGTGCCGATTCTCGATGTGCCAGGTGGTGTGGGTGCAGGCGCG encodes:
- a CDS encoding LysR substrate-binding domain-containing protein — protein: MAFTPLNALNSFLAVARRRSFAAAARELGVSTSALSQSVRQLEVRVGVALLTRTSRNVALTDAGQRLLENAGPAVEQALDSLKTVSSRPGEVTGRVRLSVPTSAVTLVLARLLPRFVERHPKVEVDVCVDDRLVNIVADGFDAGIRLVESIDRDMIHVRLSGPCRIVVAAAPSYIKRRGIPQKPKDLLQHECICMRWRRTGEPWAWELERGKKTWRLPVRGPVTTNNQVLVRSLAVSGVGLLYTLEPHITEELAHGRLRIVLEPYAPKVPGLFLYYPSRAQISPSLRAFVDVAREAAS
- a CDS encoding LysR substrate-binding domain-containing protein, producing MDTKQLDLNLLVTLEALLVEQNVTKAAARLHLSQPAVSAQLSRLRDVFDDPLLLPAHRGMTPTAKGLELLAPLRHALDQVRGVVATERTFHPAKAKLTVTIACTDYLQAAVVMPLVIDLRRKAPGVRVAVRHLDLGQLEAQMARGDVDLALMTPQVAPPNLRTRHLFDERYVLIGRRNHPRLRQAITLDEFVQLEHVIVSVRGGDFVTPVDDMLTSLGRRRHVVLSAASFLVVPELISQSDFVALVPERLVRDRTDKLKLVEFPPAEGFAVGLVWHERNHGHTGQRWIRDAVVAAVDAPTQTRRPRTRAR
- a CDS encoding NAD(P)H-dependent oxidoreductase, coding for MKKNVLIVHAHPEPTSLTRQLVETTKQTLEAQGHGVMSSDLYGMHWKAVFDERDFPARVDPGRLSFIEESGHAYSTGQQTADVASEQEKLLAADALILQFPLWWFGMPAILKGWVDRVFAYGLAYGYKGEGNRYRYGDGGLKGKRALLSVMVGGPEKDYAPRGINGPLEELLFPITHGTLFFPGMEVLPTHAVYGSARMTAAGVEEAKAGWQARLEGLFADAPIPFRRQNGGDYPDGHGLAAHVARGQTGLRAHVGETAAGEILALNAPRDL
- a CDS encoding LysR substrate-binding domain-containing protein, translated to MIELNAFYYFVQVVDRKGYSATARALGVPKSSLSRAIGELEAALGVRLIQRTSRSFEVTDVGREIYLRAQSMLAEVEAAELIAKQRISEPAGTIRFSCATALAEFVMAERLPRFMAAFPRIDMVVHASDRRVDLVQGRFDVAVRAHIDPLPDSSLVQRPLATVHWALFASPAYLERAGTPTNPDELRGHARLAHGRVAPDREVVWTLEHPSLGEARQVFLPRLHSDSVATLKRSAEAGMGVVALPGYFCRAELARRTLLRVLPEWTAGTATLTLLMPPRRSDLAFVRAFADFLIAELPAAVAL